A DNA window from Paenibacillus sp. HWE-109 contains the following coding sequences:
- a CDS encoding VOC family protein translates to MGTNEKIGGGGLHHIALRANDFEATVKFYTEGLGFKEGHSWGEGDSRIILLDSGDGNYIEVFAGGSGEVKPEGSYFHVAFRSNNVDAAVETAVAAGAEVTVEPKDVVLGSNPPTPVRIAFVKGLNGEIIEFFHSTGENQL, encoded by the coding sequence ATGGGAACGAACGAGAAAATAGGCGGCGGTGGCTTACACCATATTGCGCTGCGGGCGAATGATTTTGAGGCGACGGTGAAGTTTTATACCGAGGGATTGGGTTTCAAGGAAGGGCACAGCTGGGGAGAAGGCGATAGTCGCATCATCCTGCTGGATTCCGGCGATGGCAACTATATCGAAGTTTTCGCTGGTGGCTCTGGTGAAGTGAAGCCGGAAGGCTCGTATTTCCATGTTGCTTTTCGCAGCAATAACGTCGATGCCGCCGTTGAAACGGCAGTTGCAGCTGGAGCCGAGGTGACAGTAGAACCCAAAGATGTTGTCCTAGGCAGCAATCCACCGACGCCGGTTCGAATTGCCTTTGTTAAAGGGTTGAATGGGGAAATTATTGAGTTTTTCCATAGTACGGGTGAGAATCAGCTGTAA
- a CDS encoding GNAT family N-acetyltransferase, with product MNMEAVFEQFPIVKSDKLILKKIEEHHLDEIYAIYSNDQVFEFCGIIPKHNKATVKSMIGHFERDFTKRTKIKWGIFTLTASEQLVGIIEVFDLNQKVNMVTIGYFLAESHWGKGIASEAVKILVEYLFREINVNRIQAEVMPRNEISKKVLLKNGFRQEGLLRQAAVWSGKGIVDLEIYGLLKEDYA from the coding sequence ATGAACATGGAGGCAGTTTTTGAGCAGTTTCCTATTGTGAAGTCGGATAAGCTCATATTGAAGAAGATTGAAGAGCATCATCTTGATGAGATTTATGCGATTTATAGCAACGACCAAGTATTTGAATTCTGCGGCATAATTCCCAAGCACAATAAGGCTACTGTTAAGAGCATGATTGGGCATTTTGAGCGGGATTTTACGAAAAGGACAAAGATTAAGTGGGGAATATTCACGCTAACGGCAAGTGAGCAATTAGTGGGTATTATAGAGGTTTTTGATTTGAATCAAAAGGTCAACATGGTGACGATTGGCTATTTTTTAGCAGAATCGCATTGGGGCAAAGGGATCGCGAGTGAAGCGGTGAAAATTCTGGTTGAATATTTATTTAGAGAGATTAACGTCAACCGAATCCAAGCCGAAGTGATGCCCCGTAATGAGATTTCCAAGAAAGTATTGCTGAAGAATGGCTTCCGCCAGGAGGGCCTGTTGAGACAAGCGGCGGTGTGGTCCGGCAAGGGTATTGTTGATTTGGAGATTTATGGTCTTTTGAAAGAGGATTATGCCTAG
- a CDS encoding DUF3990 domain-containing protein codes for MTAELFLPEYVYHGTFLHNVSFFKQKPLDRTKWRTDSTHYLKDFGDGLYTNADLEQAQIFSKRKLRTTSDLEAKPAVIKFRVNPVKYPSDDILVFSGMSQEWSDYIYNHRMVKAEPCVHHHSIIIGPIADGNFKEIFQQFSRSRHQDVQANYNWFRTHITFNKLTNKSYTDKEIGTQIVFCNDQLNILHYESHYILEPYHRQERWKEV; via the coding sequence TTGACAGCAGAGTTGTTTTTACCTGAATACGTTTATCATGGAACATTTCTTCATAACGTTAGCTTCTTTAAGCAGAAACCTTTGGACCGAACCAAATGGCGTACGGATTCAACACATTACCTGAAAGATTTTGGCGATGGCTTATATACAAATGCTGATCTAGAGCAAGCACAGATATTTAGCAAGCGAAAATTAAGAACAACTTCAGATCTTGAGGCTAAGCCGGCTGTCATTAAATTTCGTGTGAACCCTGTTAAATATCCATCTGACGATATCTTAGTATTCAGTGGGATGAGTCAAGAATGGTCGGATTATATTTATAATCATCGAATGGTGAAGGCAGAACCTTGTGTTCATCACCATTCGATCATCATAGGACCTATAGCGGATGGTAATTTCAAAGAAATATTTCAGCAGTTTAGTCGATCTCGTCACCAAGATGTTCAGGCAAACTATAATTGGTTTAGGACTCATATTACATTTAATAAACTAACAAACAAGTCATATACCGATAAAGAAATTGGCACTCAGATTGTATTTTGTAACGACCAGCTTAATATTTTGCATTACGAATCACATTACATTCTAGAACCGTATCATCGGCAGGAGAGGTGGAAAGAAGTATGA
- a CDS encoding helix-turn-helix domain-containing protein — protein MIKTLSAYFEHCEPNWQVPTARTNNHILLLVTEGSMVYTIENQPYHLQKGDILFIPQGTVRSAANISSDIHAMYVAHFEYSGDGEHLPLLTDRQMRCVHSFHFEYLKTRFSLLSQHWLRKSPYTATLCHSILLEILSILNEQSDSSFLPNKHYRLVMQLQHYILEHYREQIQLSELSALVERTPNYVSTIYKQATGQTITEYIQQIRIEAARDLLINSQMTIGEISEALGFCEQSYFNKVFKKITGTLPSAYLKEKVKVWRV, from the coding sequence ATGATTAAAACCTTATCCGCCTATTTCGAACATTGCGAGCCGAATTGGCAGGTGCCTACCGCCAGAACGAATAATCATATCCTGCTATTAGTGACAGAAGGTTCTATGGTCTATACCATTGAGAATCAGCCATACCATCTTCAGAAAGGCGACATTTTGTTCATTCCCCAAGGAACCGTCCGTTCGGCTGCCAACATCTCCAGTGATATACATGCTATGTATGTCGCTCATTTCGAATACAGCGGCGACGGAGAGCATCTTCCTTTGCTCACGGATCGACAAATGCGTTGCGTGCATTCCTTTCATTTTGAATACCTGAAGACCAGATTCTCTCTGCTTTCACAGCACTGGCTTCGTAAATCTCCCTACACGGCCACCCTCTGCCATAGCATCTTGCTTGAAATTCTTTCGATTCTCAATGAGCAATCCGATTCGTCATTTCTCCCCAACAAGCACTACAGATTGGTCATGCAGCTGCAGCATTACATCCTCGAGCATTATCGCGAACAAATTCAACTAAGCGAGCTATCCGCGCTTGTCGAACGTACGCCCAACTATGTCAGTACGATTTATAAGCAGGCCACCGGCCAGACCATCACCGAGTACATCCAACAAATTCGGATCGAAGCCGCCCGCGACTTGCTCATCAACTCCCAGATGACCATAGGTGAAATTTCCGAAGCCTTGGGATTTTGCGAGCAGTCCTACTTCAACAAAGTGTTCAAAAAAATAACCGGAACCCTCCCCTCCGCCTACTTAAAGGAGAAAGTGAAAGTTTGGCGGGTATGA
- a CDS encoding SGNH/GDSL hydrolase family protein, which produces MEIIQIRNSLSKVKKRLQSGHLTLGFIGGSITADSRSMSNWPEPVTRWFVESFPQARITVENAAIGATGSDLAVFRAERDLINRPCDLIFIEFAVNDFNTSSEPRMRAREGLIRKLLADGRSELVIVYTYCQRMYEDMSRAEVPASIAEFEQLAEHYGISSVWVGQHAWNEVKKGRMTWDEWLPDGLHPAHRGSLSYGQCVISYLEKELLATADLDLAATEKPLATPFNVNHWGHVDTLSFEEVQLEGPWITRRAAAHMPWVDQILSTSAVGAKLSFSFKGKGLALAFDYGKKSAEFTYRLDGGPAVTTCRDRPGWCEDGGWFRIYWIADDLPEGQHHLELEVVHGNREDCTGTNFHLGLIGIIKGE; this is translated from the coding sequence ATGGAGATTATACAGATTCGAAATAGCTTGTCCAAAGTAAAGAAAAGGCTCCAATCAGGACATTTGACGCTGGGTTTTATTGGCGGGTCGATTACAGCAGATAGCAGGTCAATGTCGAATTGGCCGGAGCCGGTCACACGTTGGTTCGTAGAATCGTTCCCTCAAGCACGGATTACTGTGGAGAATGCCGCGATCGGTGCTACCGGAAGTGATTTGGCTGTATTCCGTGCAGAGAGGGACTTAATTAACCGTCCCTGCGATCTGATTTTCATCGAATTTGCTGTGAATGACTTTAATACCTCTTCTGAACCACGGATGAGAGCAAGAGAGGGATTGATTCGCAAACTGTTGGCAGATGGGCGGAGTGAACTTGTGATTGTCTACACCTACTGCCAGCGAATGTACGAGGATATGTCACGCGCCGAGGTACCTGCCAGCATCGCTGAATTCGAGCAATTAGCCGAGCATTACGGCATTAGCTCCGTATGGGTGGGGCAGCATGCGTGGAATGAAGTGAAGAAAGGCCGTATGACCTGGGACGAATGGTTGCCGGATGGGCTTCATCCTGCGCATCGCGGAAGCCTGAGCTATGGGCAATGTGTGATTTCTTATTTGGAAAAAGAATTGCTGGCAACTGCCGACTTGGATTTAGCCGCAACCGAGAAGCCGCTTGCAACGCCTTTTAATGTTAATCATTGGGGGCATGTAGATACGCTCTCATTCGAGGAGGTCCAATTGGAGGGACCTTGGATTACCAGACGGGCAGCGGCTCATATGCCTTGGGTTGATCAGATCCTGAGCACATCGGCGGTCGGAGCGAAGCTGTCTTTCTCATTCAAAGGCAAAGGGCTGGCGTTAGCCTTCGATTATGGCAAAAAGTCTGCCGAGTTCACCTATCGGCTAGACGGAGGCCCTGCGGTCACGACTTGTCGGGATCGGCCTGGCTGGTGTGAAGATGGGGGCTGGTTCCGCATCTACTGGATTGCTGATGACTTGCCAGAAGGGCAGCATCATCTGGAATTGGAAGTTGTCCACGGCAACCGGGAGGACTGTACAGGAACAAACTTTCATTTAGGTCTTATTGGAATTATTAAGGGGGAATGA
- a CDS encoding glycoside hydrolase family 2 protein yields MKLQLNEGWQLTGEPLFRQADDYRMVRNKQQDWLQVDLPCDVHMPLIEHGIIAEPLVADQCFASEWTEKRSWWFKKEFDLTEEQLTSERMVLHFESLDVEADVWLNDCHLGHHRSAFYPFACDLKGKAQQGANQLLVRVTSGLERYSENDLAFIHEAKIVYENEQIGHRGDHRRGMLRKPQYVFGWDWGPRVATCGIMGEVHITCVNRMQIRDIQVTTTSLDTAGNAAHVQFQLELENLHPYQTLETQLKLELLFGTEQVQLIEEDCCLRSGLNYVTLQMKVPDAKLWWPNGMGEQPLYTVRATLQTTTHAVDYPAFLFGIRTLRLKMDKIPQSPDERSFTFEINGVTTFSKGGNWIPADSIYARVTDAKYDALLREAKEANFNMLRVWGGGIYERDIFYDKCDEYGILIWHDFMFSCAKYPDNLSWFRHEVEQEIDYQTRRLRNHCSLALWCGNNENHWGFEEWWNETDAADFYGGAACYNDIAPRLVQQNCPTIPYWNSSPYGGEHPNGSQSGDTHHWNDTMMHADIEKRIVPEEYDKVSAKFVSEYGYIGPSRKSSVEIYHQGQPLDRDGKLWRLHTNMFEKDTVLAGINRHYVNPAHLAIEDYLLYAGLCQGLMLAYSLEAMRAKLFCSGALFWMYNDCWGEVGWSIIDYYLTRKIAYYFVKRALAPVKLILRQQDGVIQLTAINETSAVIRETMVYGLVRYDGSGKQTQEVDIDLPPFSREVVLQWTASPYKSEEACLFAGPLSESSELKPAVLHKEVVRNLRLPDPQLQVSNVQTIDAGLTRFTVSSDTFAHAVHFGLDDAIQLSDEYFDLLPAEKRDITIRHEGFALPADSIVPRSILLKS; encoded by the coding sequence ATGAAACTGCAACTAAATGAAGGTTGGCAGCTGACAGGGGAGCCGCTCTTTCGTCAGGCTGATGATTATAGGATGGTTAGGAATAAACAGCAGGATTGGCTGCAAGTCGATTTACCCTGTGATGTGCATATGCCGCTGATTGAGCATGGGATAATCGCGGAGCCGCTAGTGGCCGATCAATGTTTCGCAAGCGAATGGACGGAGAAACGCTCTTGGTGGTTTAAAAAGGAATTTGACCTGACAGAAGAACAGCTGACATCCGAGCGGATGGTTCTTCACTTCGAATCGTTGGATGTAGAAGCGGACGTCTGGTTGAATGATTGCCATCTAGGTCATCATCGCAGCGCTTTTTATCCGTTTGCCTGCGATCTCAAAGGTAAGGCGCAACAAGGGGCTAATCAGCTCCTTGTGCGCGTCACCTCTGGCTTGGAACGCTATTCGGAGAATGATCTGGCCTTCATTCACGAAGCCAAAATTGTGTATGAGAACGAGCAGATCGGGCATCGAGGCGACCATCGCAGGGGCATGCTGAGAAAACCGCAATATGTATTTGGTTGGGATTGGGGACCCAGAGTAGCGACCTGCGGAATTATGGGCGAGGTTCATATTACCTGTGTCAATCGCATGCAAATTCGAGATATTCAGGTTACAACGACAAGCTTGGACACTGCCGGCAATGCCGCACATGTGCAGTTCCAACTGGAGCTGGAGAATCTGCATCCCTATCAGACGTTAGAAACGCAGCTGAAACTGGAACTGCTTTTCGGTACCGAGCAAGTGCAGCTTATAGAAGAAGACTGTTGTCTTCGCTCTGGGCTGAACTATGTCACACTTCAAATGAAGGTGCCTGATGCCAAGCTTTGGTGGCCCAATGGGATGGGGGAGCAGCCGCTGTATACGGTTCGGGCAACGCTCCAGACAACAACGCATGCTGTGGATTATCCGGCCTTTTTATTTGGGATACGCACGCTGCGCTTAAAGATGGATAAAATTCCGCAGAGCCCGGATGAACGTTCTTTTACTTTTGAAATAAACGGTGTCACTACCTTCAGCAAGGGGGGAAATTGGATACCTGCTGACTCCATCTATGCGCGGGTCACTGATGCCAAATATGATGCTTTGCTGCGTGAGGCGAAGGAAGCCAACTTCAATATGCTGCGGGTTTGGGGCGGAGGCATCTATGAGCGAGATATCTTTTATGACAAATGTGACGAGTACGGGATTCTAATTTGGCACGATTTCATGTTCTCCTGCGCCAAATATCCAGATAACCTGAGCTGGTTTCGGCATGAAGTGGAGCAGGAGATCGATTATCAGACAAGGCGGCTGCGCAATCACTGCTCGCTGGCGCTTTGGTGCGGCAACAATGAGAATCATTGGGGTTTTGAGGAGTGGTGGAATGAGACGGATGCGGCAGACTTCTATGGGGGAGCGGCATGTTACAACGACATCGCGCCCCGCCTAGTCCAGCAGAATTGTCCCACGATTCCGTATTGGAACAGCTCGCCGTACGGCGGTGAGCACCCGAATGGGAGCCAATCCGGCGACACGCACCACTGGAATGATACCATGATGCATGCTGATATCGAGAAGCGAATTGTACCCGAGGAATATGACAAGGTGAGCGCTAAGTTTGTCTCGGAGTATGGCTACATAGGTCCTAGCCGGAAGTCTTCCGTTGAAATCTACCATCAGGGTCAGCCGCTGGATCGTGACGGCAAGCTCTGGCGGCTTCATACGAATATGTTTGAAAAAGATACCGTGCTTGCAGGCATAAACAGGCATTATGTAAATCCCGCACATCTTGCCATCGAGGATTACTTGCTGTATGCAGGCTTATGTCAGGGCTTGATGCTGGCATATTCGCTTGAAGCGATGCGTGCCAAGTTGTTTTGTTCCGGCGCTTTATTCTGGATGTACAATGATTGCTGGGGCGAGGTCGGCTGGTCGATTATTGACTATTACTTAACGCGCAAAATTGCTTATTATTTTGTGAAGCGGGCATTAGCGCCAGTAAAGCTTATTCTGCGCCAGCAGGATGGGGTGATTCAGCTTACAGCTATTAATGAAACCAGCGCCGTCATTCGTGAAACTATGGTATATGGCCTTGTCCGTTATGATGGGAGCGGAAAACAAACGCAGGAGGTGGATATAGACTTGCCTCCATTCTCGCGGGAAGTTGTTCTGCAATGGACAGCATCTCCCTACAAGTCTGAAGAGGCTTGTCTCTTCGCTGGACCGCTGAGTGAATCCAGCGAGTTGAAGCCCGCCGTGTTACACAAAGAAGTGGTTCGCAATCTGCGATTGCCCGATCCCCAATTGCAGGTGTCCAACGTCCAAACCATCGATGCCGGGCTTACGCGTTTTACAGTTTCAAGCGATACTTTTGCGCATGCAGTGCATTTTGGTTTGGATGATGCGATCCAACTGAGTGATGAATATTTTGACTTGCTTCCAGCCGAGAAGCGGGACATAACGATACGGCATGAAGGGTTCGCCCTTCCGGCCGACAGCATCGTTCCTCGATCGATCTTATTAAAAAGTTAG
- a CDS encoding SGNH/GDSL hydrolase family protein, with product MGKPANDIQKLDANLQADAARLDEWEWHTPLAAPFRVTGLPWLAQDGVYRRLPLRPSHPIRSEVDRLANYPTGVQVRFRTNSVKLAVRVVLADKATMYQMPATGQCGVDCYIGSAGEQQYVNTSRFELGQAEYESVLFESFSPSLREITLNLPLYQGVKELWIGVAPESRVTEFPGFASDKKVVLYGTSITHGACASRPGMAYPNQLSRMFPLEFVSLGFSGNAQGEPELAHLSSQIDDPALLVLDYEGNTPSTEHLAKSLPEFIRIYRAVHPDVPILVVSQIRFAKEAFDESLVQRREERKEIQRAAVERLNQDGDANVHFCDGGELLGTDYQECTADGIHPSDLGYKHIAEGLKPVVARLLQPFV from the coding sequence ATGGGGAAACCCGCAAACGATATTCAGAAGCTAGATGCGAATCTGCAAGCAGATGCCGCTCGCCTCGATGAATGGGAGTGGCACACGCCGCTTGCTGCCCCATTCCGGGTCACTGGGCTGCCTTGGCTTGCGCAGGACGGCGTGTATCGCAGACTGCCTCTGCGCCCAAGCCACCCTATCCGATCCGAAGTCGATCGGCTTGCGAATTATCCGACCGGCGTGCAGGTCCGCTTTCGGACCAATTCTGTGAAGCTCGCCGTGCGGGTCGTTCTTGCTGATAAAGCAACGATGTACCAAATGCCAGCCACAGGCCAATGCGGCGTAGATTGCTACATCGGCTCTGCCGGTGAGCAGCAATATGTGAATACCTCCCGCTTTGAACTTGGGCAAGCTGAATATGAAAGCGTGCTCTTCGAATCATTTTCGCCGAGCCTGCGGGAAATTACACTGAACCTCCCCCTCTACCAGGGGGTGAAAGAGCTTTGGATCGGCGTTGCGCCCGAGTCAAGGGTGACCGAGTTCCCAGGCTTCGCCTCCGACAAAAAGGTAGTTCTGTACGGAACGTCTATTACCCACGGCGCATGCGCCTCCCGGCCAGGGATGGCGTACCCGAATCAGCTGAGCCGCATGTTTCCGCTCGAGTTCGTGAGTCTCGGTTTCTCCGGCAATGCGCAAGGTGAACCTGAGCTAGCCCACCTCAGCAGCCAAATTGATGATCCCGCCTTGCTCGTGCTCGATTATGAAGGCAATACACCAAGTACGGAGCATTTGGCCAAATCGCTGCCTGAATTCATCCGAATCTACCGCGCTGTCCATCCGGACGTTCCGATTCTCGTCGTTTCGCAAATCCGGTTTGCGAAGGAAGCTTTCGACGAGAGTCTGGTTCAGCGCCGGGAAGAACGCAAGGAGATTCAGCGTGCAGCTGTTGAACGTCTGAACCAAGATGGCGATGCTAACGTTCATTTCTGCGACGGCGGTGAGCTGCTGGGCACCGACTACCAGGAATGTACGGCCGACGGGATTCACCCTTCCGATTTGGGCTACAAGCATATTGCTGAGGGGCTTAAGCCTGTTGTAGCTCGGTTGTTGCAGCCCTTTGTTTAA
- a CDS encoding L-fucose/L-arabinose isomerase family protein yields MSNSFQKARSRIGVINVGHEPYWGQFPGLKEELIGYGNEFLDHLRKEDVEVISAGFVDTVDKSFAAAAYLKAQDVDFLFCFLSTYVTSSSAATAILNLSVPTVLVALQPLKRLDYLKTTTYMQLANDNICSLPEISGVLIRAGKPAAGMMVGTLYDDARMLTELKGWCQVANARRAFKYARIGYLGHTYEGMYDMNSDPTAFTASFGSHVQMLEMCDLAKLVNGVTARETADKLDEIKSIFTIADPFIDPITRPIKQEDLDWSAKVAVGLDKLIAEFGLTGLAYYYRGMDNNEYERIGANMVLGNSLLTGKGIPLAGEADLKTCAAMLIMDRLDAGGSFAELHPCDFVDDIVLVGHDGPHNIKISDGKPIIRGLDLFHGKRGSGIGVEFSIQSGPVTLLSISQTADGKFKMIATEGESIKGPIPQTGNTNTRCSFNCSVGEFVEKWCSAGPTHHFALGVGHVNNKIRKVAQVLGIELQIV; encoded by the coding sequence ATGAGCAATTCTTTCCAAAAAGCACGGTCACGCATCGGAGTTATAAACGTCGGACACGAGCCATACTGGGGACAGTTTCCTGGCCTAAAGGAAGAATTAATTGGCTACGGCAATGAGTTCCTGGATCATTTGCGCAAGGAAGACGTAGAGGTCATCAGTGCAGGCTTTGTCGATACTGTCGATAAATCCTTTGCCGCAGCCGCTTACCTCAAAGCACAGGATGTGGATTTTCTCTTTTGTTTTCTGAGCACTTACGTGACCTCGTCTTCTGCAGCAACAGCTATCCTCAATCTGTCGGTGCCCACGGTGCTTGTTGCGCTGCAACCACTGAAACGACTTGATTATTTGAAAACAACGACCTACATGCAGCTCGCCAACGATAACATCTGCTCACTGCCAGAGATCAGCGGGGTATTGATTCGCGCAGGCAAACCTGCTGCCGGAATGATGGTAGGTACTTTGTACGATGATGCTCGCATGTTAACGGAATTAAAAGGGTGGTGCCAAGTCGCCAATGCGAGACGTGCCTTTAAATATGCGCGGATCGGCTATTTGGGCCATACCTATGAGGGTATGTACGACATGAACTCGGACCCTACAGCCTTTACGGCCTCTTTCGGATCCCATGTACAAATGCTGGAGATGTGCGACTTGGCCAAGCTGGTCAATGGTGTGACAGCCAGAGAAACCGCAGACAAGCTTGACGAAATTAAAAGCATATTCACGATTGCTGACCCGTTCATCGATCCGATTACAAGACCCATTAAGCAAGAGGATCTGGATTGGTCGGCGAAGGTCGCTGTCGGTCTGGATAAGCTGATTGCCGAATTCGGGTTGACGGGACTCGCCTACTATTACCGTGGCATGGACAACAATGAATATGAACGAATTGGCGCTAATATGGTGCTAGGGAACTCCTTGCTAACGGGCAAAGGAATTCCGCTTGCCGGAGAAGCTGATTTGAAAACATGCGCAGCTATGCTGATCATGGATCGCCTTGACGCCGGAGGCTCCTTCGCCGAGCTGCATCCTTGCGATTTCGTCGACGATATCGTACTGGTGGGTCATGATGGTCCGCATAACATCAAAATCAGTGACGGTAAGCCGATCATTCGCGGACTTGATCTGTTTCACGGCAAGCGCGGTTCCGGCATCGGCGTAGAGTTCAGCATTCAGTCAGGTCCTGTGACACTGCTGAGCATTTCTCAAACGGCTGACGGCAAATTCAAAATGATCGCCACGGAAGGCGAATCCATCAAAGGGCCGATCCCGCAGACCGGAAACACGAATACACGCTGCAGCTTCAATTGCAGTGTTGGCGAGTTTGTTGAAAAATGGTGCTCCGCGGGCCCTACTCATCATTTCGCATTAGGTGTTGGCCATGTAAACAATAAGATTCGCAAGGTTGCTCAAGTGCTTGGCATTGAATTACAGATCGTTTAA
- a CDS encoding M48 family metallopeptidase, translated as MKITVENHTIEFNVQYGSRKKLSIHIDSAGFITVKAPNDTSQEIIMSAVKQHAAVILEKLNAIAKARDIPKTREYQDNGKFLHLGKYVHLHELIETDGLSEEELRVNLKKFYFASCKKTIGERIKIYQNQLKVKPKSVEIDESVTKWGSCSSDKKITFNYRLAMAPVQVIDYVIIHELCHLLHMNHDRSFWRRVGSLMPDYKEKEAYLAHYGQAMTL; from the coding sequence ATGAAAATCACAGTTGAAAACCATACCATAGAGTTCAATGTTCAATACGGAAGTCGAAAAAAGCTATCCATTCATATCGATTCAGCGGGCTTCATAACCGTCAAAGCGCCTAACGATACAAGCCAGGAAATCATTATGAGCGCTGTGAAACAGCATGCGGCTGTTATTTTGGAAAAGCTGAATGCCATCGCGAAAGCCAGGGATATCCCTAAGACAAGAGAGTATCAAGACAACGGGAAGTTCCTGCATCTGGGCAAATATGTTCATCTTCATGAACTGATCGAGACGGACGGGCTCTCCGAAGAAGAACTGAGGGTTAATTTGAAGAAATTCTATTTCGCAAGCTGTAAGAAGACGATCGGGGAACGGATCAAAATCTACCAAAACCAACTGAAAGTGAAACCCAAATCCGTCGAAATCGACGAGTCCGTCACCAAGTGGGGAAGCTGCAGCTCAGATAAGAAAATAACCTTTAATTATCGCTTGGCAATGGCCCCGGTGCAGGTTATTGATTATGTCATCATCCACGAGCTCTGCCATCTGCTGCATATGAATCATGATCGATCATTTTGGCGACGTGTAGGCAGTTTGATGCCGGATTATAAGGAAAAAGAAGCGTATCTGGCGCACTATGGACAGGCCATGACGCTTTGA
- a CDS encoding tetratricopeptide repeat protein produces the protein MTPKIKRILNVITVILVIIIGFTLSWIAGVAIIVLILGYFTYKSRSAIYAHRGNLAYMRGDRDQALILMEKAYRTDAILPKHQIGYGFLLMKVGELGKAEDIFNEVLHQTATRDMIMQAKINLATVYWLQNKRDEAYDSLKEISQEVKNTLVYGNFGYFQILRGELETALAYNLEAYAYNDSDLTIMDNLAQNYYLLDRLDEADEMYTKLMGKTPKHAESYYYYALTLQKLGRKQGAIEQINKAMEKELALITPLTKGDIDALASELREVEADKLEA, from the coding sequence ATGACACCGAAAATAAAAAGGATTCTTAACGTAATCACTGTAATTTTGGTCATTATTATCGGATTTACTTTAAGCTGGATAGCAGGGGTAGCCATCATCGTATTGATACTCGGATACTTTACTTACAAGAGCCGCTCAGCGATCTATGCACATAGGGGAAACCTGGCTTACATGAGAGGGGATCGCGATCAAGCCTTGATTTTGATGGAAAAAGCCTATCGTACAGACGCCATTCTGCCAAAACATCAGATCGGTTATGGCTTTCTGTTAATGAAAGTTGGGGAGCTTGGCAAGGCTGAGGATATCTTCAATGAGGTTCTTCATCAAACAGCAACCAGAGATATGATCATGCAAGCCAAGATTAATTTGGCAACGGTCTATTGGCTGCAGAACAAACGTGATGAGGCTTATGACAGCCTGAAGGAAATATCACAGGAGGTTAAGAACACACTTGTTTATGGGAATTTTGGTTATTTCCAAATTTTGCGTGGTGAGCTGGAAACGGCTCTTGCGTATAACCTCGAAGCCTATGCCTATAATGACAGCGATCTGACCATTATGGACAATTTGGCGCAGAACTATTATTTGCTCGACCGGCTGGACGAGGCAGATGAGATGTACACGAAGCTGATGGGCAAAACACCTAAGCATGCAGAATCCTATTATTACTATGCACTAACGCTCCAAAAACTCGGCCGCAAACAAGGAGCGATCGAGCAGATTAACAAGGCAATGGAGAAGGAACTTGCGCTCATTACCCCTTTGACCAAAGGCGATATAGATGCGTTAGCAAGTGAGTTAAGAGAAGTGGAGGCTGACAAGCTTGAAGCTTGA